A segment of the Streptomyces sp. P9-A2 genome:
CACCCGGATCCGGGGGCATCTGCGGGACATCTCCGTCCTCAAGGCGATCGGCTTCACCCCGGGACAGGTCGTGCGTGTCTTCCTTCTCCAGCATCTCGGCTACGCCCTGCTGGGCGCGGTGGCGGCCGCCGCGCTGACCGAGGCGCTGGGCAGCGGGGCGCCGGGGCGGCTGGGAGACGCGGTCGGCGTGTGGCAGGGGCTGCCGGGACACACCGTGGCGCTGTTCGTGGTGCCCGTGGGTGCGGTGCTGTTCATCGGCGCCACCACCGGACTCGCGGCGTGGCGGGCGGGCCGGGTGCCGCCGGTGCCGGTGCCGACAGGGCCTGGGCCGGCGGCGCCCGGGGCCGGCCGGCTGACGGGCGTGGCGCGACGGGCGCTCGGGGCCCGGGTGCCGCCCGCGCTGGTCCTGGGCCGGCACAAGGCGTTCACCCGCCGCCCGCGCTCCCTGGGCACGGTGGCCAGGCTGGCACTGCCGCTGCTGCTGATCGTGACGGCGCTGAGCGCGTGGACCACCATCGACCGCTTCGGGAGCAGCCCGGAGCGGATGGGGCTGCCCGCCGCGCTCAGCGTCCGCGCGGACGCCTCGCTCGGCGACCGGGAGGCCCGCGCCCTGCTGGAACGCGATCCGCAGGTCGCCGCCGCCCACCCCGGTGTGGAGGTGGCCGCCCTGGTCCCCGGCCAGACCGCCACGATCGCGCTGCGCGGCTTCGGCACCCGTCAGGAGCCCTACCCGTTCACCCTGGCCGAGGGCCGCGCCGCGCACGGGCCCGACGAGGCGGTGGCCGGGCAGGGGTTCCTGGACCTGCTGCACGTACGGGTCGGTGACTGGGTGCGGGTGACCGTCGGCGACCGGCCGCAGGTCCTGCACATCGTCGGCCGCAGCATCGAGCCGGAGAACGCCGGACGGGTCGTCTCCACCTCGCTCGACACCCTGCGCGGCAACGACCCCGCTCTGCGGCCCGATCTCTACCAGCTCCGGCTGGTTCCCGGCGCCGACCCCGGGGCCGTCGCCGAGCGGCTGGCCGGGGCCGGGGACGGCCTGCTCGACGTGCATGCCGTGGCGAACCCGGCCGAGGGGCTGCCCCCGTTGCGCGCGGTCGTCGTCGGGCTGATCGCCGTACTCGCGCTGATCGGGCTGATCGAGCTGCTCACCACGATCGGCGGCATGGTCCGCGAGGGCGAACGGGACCTGCTCGCGCTCAAGGCGATCGGCCTCTCGCCGCGGCAGATCACCGCGATCACGGTCACGGCCGTCTCCTGCACTGCACTGGCCGCCGTGCTCCTCGCCATGGGGCTGGGGCTGCCGCTGGCGCACTGGCTGATCGACGCCCAGGGACGGTCGAGCGGCATCGGCGCCGGAATCGCCCGGGTGCCCTCCCCCGCGCTCCTGGTCCTGCTCGGTGCCGCCGCGGTACTGGGTGCCGCCGTCCTCGCCGCCCTCCCGGCCGCCCGCGCGGCCCGGCGCCGCCTCGCGGACACTCTGAGCGCGGTCGCGTGACGGAGTGGCGGAACGGGGTGGGGCGGGGCGGGGCGGGGCGGGGCAGGGCGGGGCGGGGCAGGGCGCCCGGCCGTGGCGATCCCTCTGGTCCGACGGCCCGGAGACTCGGCGGCTCAGCGCGCGTAGGGGTTCTGCGCGGGCGGGGTGTACGGGTTGCCGGGGGCGCCCAGGGCGTACGGGGACTGCGGGTGGGCGTAGGGATTTCCCTGGACCGGGATGTGCGGCTGCCCCGGACCGGGCGCGAGGGCGGGGGCGGGGACCGGACCGGAGGCCGGGTGCGATGCCTGGGCCGGCGCCGGGACCGGCACGACGAGTCCTGGGAACGGGCCCTGGGTCGCCGGGTGGTCCGCCAGCCGGATGCCGTAGCGCCGCTTGAGCCGCCGCAGTTCCAGCAGCGCGATCCCGGTGACCGTCAGCGGGGCGGCCAGGATGAAGACGATCCCCAGGGCAAGACCGAGCCCTTTCAGGTCACCGGTGATCAGGTCCGGCAGGGACATCAGCCAGCAGGTGACGACGGCGAGCAGGGCCGGCAGCGAGCGGTGCACGGCACCCGTGCCGAAGAAGTTCCCGGAGACCCGCAGCGCCGCGGCGAAGACGAAGACGACCAGCCACAGCATCACCAGGCAGAGGGCCAGGAACAGCACCAGGTCGTCCCTCCCGAGCCCGAGCATCACCCAGGCCAGCAGCACCGGGGCGGTGAGGGCGCAGACGAAGAGCAGCAGCAGCTTGAACGCGCCGGCCAGCGGTACCCGCAGCTCCCGTACGGTGCCGGTGCGCCGCCACACCAGAAGCATCACGCCGACCGTCAGCGGGGTGAGGAACAGCAGGACCACGGCCGCGGTCAGCGTGTTCGTCAGCAGCTCCGTGAAGTCGAATCCGCCGACGAGGAAGGTGTACACACCGAGGGTGGCGACCAGTCCGGCGATGATCCGGATCCGTTTGAGCCGTTCGATGGACCGATCGAGCGAATCGGGGATCCACGCGGGATGGAACAGCGCCCGTGCCACCTGGTGGGGTTTGAAGAACGACGACACCTTGAGCGTGCCGCCTGTCCAACTCCCGCGTGTACGTCCCAACTTGAGCGCCCCCGAACGTTCGCCGCAATGACTGGCATCATGATCGACGGGGGATTCTACGGGAAGCGGACGACAGTGCGCCGCCCGCTTCCCGCTGCGCTCTCAGCTCCGGCCGCGCAGCTCCCGGTAGGTGGCGACCAGAGCCCGGCTGGAGGCGTCCAGACCGGGCACGTCAGCGCCTTCGGTGAGCGCCGGCTCGACGCGCTTGGCGAGCACCTTGCCCAGCTCCACACCCCACTGGTCGAAGGAGTCGATGTCCCAGATCGCGCCCTGCACGAACACCTTGTGCTCGTAGAGGGCGACGAGCTGGCCGAGGACGGACGGCGTCAGCTCGCGCGCGAGGATCGTGGTCGTGGGGTGGTCGCCCTTGAACGTCTTGTGCGGTACCAGTTCCTCGGGCACGCCCTCGCCGCGCACCTCGTCCGGCGTCTTGCCGAAGGCCAGGGCCTGCGTCTGGGCGAAGAAGTTGGCCATCAGCAGGTCGTGCTGCGCCTTGAGCTCGTCGCTCAGTTCGGCGACCGGCTCGGCGAAGCCGATGAAGTCCGCGGGGATCAGCTTCGTCCCCTGGTGGATCAGCTGGTAGTAGGCGTGCTGCCCGTTGGTACCCGGCGTGCCCCAGACGACGGGGCCGGTCTGCCACTGGACCTCGCGCCCGTCCCGGCCGACGTACTTGCCGTTGGACTCCATGTCGAGCTGCTGGAGGTAGGCGGTGAACTTCGACAGGTAGTGCGAGTACGGCAGGACCGCGTGCGACTGGGCGCCCAGGAAGTTGCCGTACCAGACGCCCAGCAGACCCAGCAGCAGCGGCACGTTGGACTCGGCCGGGGCGGTGCGGAAGTGGTCGTCGACGAGGTGGAACCCGTCGAGCATCTCCCGGAAGCGGTCCGGTCCGATGGCGATCATCAGCGACAGGCCGATCGCCGAGTCGTACGAGTAGCGCCCGCCGACCCAGTCCCAGAACTCGAACATGTTGGCCGTGTCGATGCCGAAGCCGGCGACCTTCTCCGCGTTCGTCGACAGGGCGACGAAGTGCTTGGCGACGGCGTTCTCGTCGCCGAGCGCGTTGAGCAGCCAGGTCCGGGCGGAGGTGGCGTTGGTGACCGTCTCGATGGTGGTGAACGTCTTGGACGCGACGATGAACAGCGTCTCCGCCGGGTCCAGGTCGCGGGTGGCCTCGTGCAGGTCGGAGCCGTCCACGTTGGAGACGAAGCGGACCGTGAGGTCGCGGTCGGTGAAGGCGCGCAGCGCCTCGTACGCCATCGCGGGGCCGAGGTCGGAGCCGCCGATGCCGATGTTGACCACCGTGCGGATGCGCTTGCCGGTGTGCCCGGTCCACTCACCGGAACGCACGCGGTCGGCGAAGGCGGCCATCCTGTCGAGAACGGCGTGCACGCCGGGGACGACGTTCTCCCCGTCGACCTCGATCACCGCGTCGCGCGGCGCCCTGAGGGCGGTGTGCAGGACGGCCCGGTCCTCGGTGGTGTTGATCCGCTCACCGCGGAACATGGCGTCGCGCAGCCCGAACACGTCGGTGGCGACGGCCAGTTCGCGCAGCAGCCGCAGGGTGTCGTCGGTGACGAGGTGCTTGGAGTAGTCGATGTACAGGTCACCGACCCGGAGCGTGTACGCGGCCCCCCGGTCGGGGTGGGCGGCGAACACCTCACGCAACCGCAGGTTCCCGAGCTCCTCGCGGTGCTTGGCCAGTGCGGTCCACTCGGGAGTCTGGTCGAGCCTGGTACGGCCGTCTGCGTTCATCTCGGACTTCAGCCTTCTTCCTTGCTGCCTGTGCTGCGTATCCGCCCCACTGCCGGTTCCAACCTAATTGATCAGAGGTGGACATCATCTGGCGTGACGCCGTCGTGGGGCGCAACAACAGATACGGCTGACCGGCCCCCGGGTATTCAGCGGGGCGACGGGCAGGATGCCTGTCGGGCCGGACCGCGGGCAGGACAGGCGGGTCAGGCGGAGCCGAGAGCGCGGCCGTGGGCGGGGCCGAGAGCGCGGCCGTGGGCGGGGCCGAGAGCGCGGCCGTGGGCGGGGCCGAGAGCGCGGCCGTGGGCGGGAAGAAGGGGCCGGAAGCGAGCAGCCGGACATGAGCACGGCACAACGCAGACACACCGCGGGCGCGGCTCAGGTGCTCCAGCACGGTGCGGCGCAGGCCGCCCGGCCGACTGCACACCGCACAGATCCGGCCGTCGGCTCCTGGCCGAACCGAACCGAATGTGAACTGTCAGACCTCGCCCCGCAGTTTGGCGAGCGCCTCGGCGAGGATCGCCTCACCGTCCGCGTCGCTGCGCCGCTCCCGCACATAAGCGAGGTGCGTCTTGTACGGTTCCGTACGCGGCGGGTCCGGGGGGTTGTCCCGGTCCTGGCCGGCCGGAAAGCCGCAGCGGGGGCAGTCCCACGTATCGGGAACCTGCGCGTCGCTCGCGAAGCTCGGCTGGGTCTCGTGCCCGTTGGAGCACCAGAAGGAGAGGCGCAGCCGCGGCGCTGACTCACCGCGCTCGGCCTCGCCCATCGGCCCCGCCCCGACCCGGCTTCCCCGGATCGCGTTGCCACTTGCCACGGTCGTAACTCCCTGCGTGATGGCGCGGCGAGGCGAGTCGGCGTTCCGCTTCGCTGCGAGCGCCTCAGTCTACGTAAGGCCCAACGCGCGTCCAGTGATTGGAGTTACCGCTCCCCCACCCAGACGCAAGCCCCATGATAGGCCGCACTGTGCTGCGCGTACCGGACATGGGGCCTTACGTGGGGAATGCGCACCCGATGCGTGCGGATTGTCCGCCAGGGTCTTCCGCTCGGGTCAGCCCGACTTCATCATGACGCCGAGCGTGACGATGCAGACGGCCCAGAGCAGCCCGACCACGACGGTGATCCGGTCGAGGTTGCGCTCGGCGACCGAGGAGCCACCGACGGAGGACTGCATGCCGCCACCGAACATGTCGGAGAGACCGCCGCCCTTCCCCTTGTGCATCAGCACCAGCAGCATCAGCAACAGGCTGAAGACGATCAGGGCGATCGAGAACCCCAAAATCACGGCTGGACCAACTTCCTCGGATTCGGATGGGACGACGCGGGGCCCAGCTCGGAACTGGACCCCGCAAGGGTACGACGGATCGCGGCTAGCGCCTACTCACTGGTCGCGAAAGCGGATGATCTTGACGAACTCGTCCGCGTCCAGCGAGGCACCGCCGACCAGCGCGCCGTCGATGTCGGCCTGCGCCATGATCTCGGCGACGTTGCCCGACTTGACCGAGCCGCCGTACTGGATGCGGACCTGGTCGGCGACTTCCTGCGAGTACAGTTCGGCGAGCTTGCCGCGGATGGCGGAGCAGACCTCCTGGGCGTCCTCGGCTCCGCAGACCTTGCCGGTGCCGATGGCCCAGACGGGCTCGTAGGCGATCACGACGGACTCGGCCTGCTCGGCGGGCACGTCCTTCAGACCGCCCTCGACCTGGGCGAGGGTGTGGGCGACGTGGTTGCCGGCCTCGCGGACGGCCAGCTCCTCGCCGACGCACAGGATCGGCGTGATGCCGTGCTTGTACGCGGACTTGACCTTGGCGTTCACGATGTCGTCGGTCTCGTCGTGGTACTGCCTGCGCTCGGAGTGGCCGACGGCCACGTACGTGCACTTCAGCTTGGCCAGCATCGGGCCGGAGATCTCGCCGGTGTAGGCGCCGCCGTCGTGCGCCGAGATGTCCTGGGCGCCGTACTTGATCTTCAGCTTGTCGCCGTCGACGAGGGTCTGCACGGAGCGCAGGTCGGTGAAGGGCGGCAGGACGGCGGCCTCGACGGCCTCGTAGTCCGTGTCGGCCAGGGCGAAGGCGAGCTTCTGGACGTGGGCGATGGCCTCGAGGTGGTTGAGGTTCATCTTCCAGTTGCCCGCCATCAGCGGGG
Coding sequences within it:
- a CDS encoding ABC transporter permease encodes the protein MRASLRWAHSDLRTHRGEALFLVLATAGIVASLLLATALFGYATNPWQRTFAQAHGAHVTLHTTAPAAASKLADLDGVESVAGPYPTAAVTLAARGSRAAAELRGTVDRPGTGRPLITSGRWLDPATPDGVVLESSLARALLTTPGDTLTLPGTARTLTVVGVADSAEPRYRPGEQSGLVWALPSAVTDPDGQVTGLRLTDPEDTGYVVQRAVTVLGAGAIGEVATWQQARAEAQGDNRLLGQVLGLFGLGALVAAGFAVHGAISTRIRGHLRDISVLKAIGFTPGQVVRVFLLQHLGYALLGAVAAAALTEALGSGAPGRLGDAVGVWQGLPGHTVALFVVPVGAVLFIGATTGLAAWRAGRVPPVPVPTGPGPAAPGAGRLTGVARRALGARVPPALVLGRHKAFTRRPRSLGTVARLALPLLLIVTALSAWTTIDRFGSSPERMGLPAALSVRADASLGDREARALLERDPQVAAAHPGVEVAALVPGQTATIALRGFGTRQEPYPFTLAEGRAAHGPDEAVAGQGFLDLLHVRVGDWVRVTVGDRPQVLHIVGRSIEPENAGRVVSTSLDTLRGNDPALRPDLYQLRLVPGADPGAVAERLAGAGDGLLDVHAVANPAEGLPPLRAVVVGLIAVLALIGLIELLTTIGGMVREGERDLLALKAIGLSPRQITAITVTAVSCTALAAVLLAMGLGLPLAHWLIDAQGRSSGIGAGIARVPSPALLVLLGAAAVLGAAVLAALPAARAARRRLADTLSAVA
- the pgi gene encoding glucose-6-phosphate isomerase — its product is MNADGRTRLDQTPEWTALAKHREELGNLRLREVFAAHPDRGAAYTLRVGDLYIDYSKHLVTDDTLRLLRELAVATDVFGLRDAMFRGERINTTEDRAVLHTALRAPRDAVIEVDGENVVPGVHAVLDRMAAFADRVRSGEWTGHTGKRIRTVVNIGIGGSDLGPAMAYEALRAFTDRDLTVRFVSNVDGSDLHEATRDLDPAETLFIVASKTFTTIETVTNATSARTWLLNALGDENAVAKHFVALSTNAEKVAGFGIDTANMFEFWDWVGGRYSYDSAIGLSLMIAIGPDRFREMLDGFHLVDDHFRTAPAESNVPLLLGLLGVWYGNFLGAQSHAVLPYSHYLSKFTAYLQQLDMESNGKYVGRDGREVQWQTGPVVWGTPGTNGQHAYYQLIHQGTKLIPADFIGFAEPVAELSDELKAQHDLLMANFFAQTQALAFGKTPDEVRGEGVPEELVPHKTFKGDHPTTTILARELTPSVLGQLVALYEHKVFVQGAIWDIDSFDQWGVELGKVLAKRVEPALTEGADVPGLDASSRALVATYRELRGRS
- a CDS encoding RNA polymerase-binding protein RbpA encodes the protein MASGNAIRGSRVGAGPMGEAERGESAPRLRLSFWCSNGHETQPSFASDAQVPDTWDCPRCGFPAGQDRDNPPDPPRTEPYKTHLAYVRERRSDADGEAILAEALAKLRGEV
- the secG gene encoding preprotein translocase subunit SecG, coding for MGFSIALIVFSLLLMLLVLMHKGKGGGLSDMFGGGMQSSVGGSSVAERNLDRITVVVGLLWAVCIVTLGVMMKSG
- the tpiA gene encoding triose-phosphate isomerase, producing MTAAEKGRTPLMAGNWKMNLNHLEAIAHVQKLAFALADTDYEAVEAAVLPPFTDLRSVQTLVDGDKLKIKYGAQDISAHDGGAYTGEISGPMLAKLKCTYVAVGHSERRQYHDETDDIVNAKVKSAYKHGITPILCVGEELAVREAGNHVAHTLAQVEGGLKDVPAEQAESVVIAYEPVWAIGTGKVCGAEDAQEVCSAIRGKLAELYSQEVADQVRIQYGGSVKSGNVAEIMAQADIDGALVGGASLDADEFVKIIRFRDQ